The Thermoflavifilum sp. genome contains a region encoding:
- a CDS encoding tetratricopeptide repeat protein, with amino-acid sequence MSMLLILSFQRLPAQKLSSDDLLKQALYETQVRHDYNKAISLCKQGLALSPDYLDIRLLLGRLYMLTHQYDLARIELSRVLAKQPANADALNYLINLEMQDKHYNEALCYANMALYYYPDSVFFILKKTAALSAGQQFDEALQVLHQSLKKLPDQSRLRSAYLDQLITAARTYRDQHNYILAHQYLQQALQNAPDNRLILTYLINLESAYEHHDEALVYANQALQYYPNDPEFIKRKLGILLAAKHYLEAEQLVQEQMQKNPTDPAWRTLASYVHLQAARAYVHQMPQYQYSAVLANDPANREALQALINLYSAQQAYAEALRYANQALQYYPDDTLFLLKKIALLDASGKYAEAYPITAQLWKSYPGDARLKTHYLDELQQAGRAFEQDQQWDSAAACYEQMLAVDAHNLPAYDRLIALSLQQKQYDLALAYVRRAEALAPGNPVYRFRESGILEEAGRYREAAAISHQLMEAYPQSLRYRQAYLDQLLEAARADMQAQQPDRAVENLQALLALDPHHTEALDLMINALYQMKQYAAGLAWCDSVLRQDPQNRDFLVKKAGLLEASGQYAEAARLLSALVNRYPYDNKLQSSYTENLFLAAKQFAANGQADSASAYLRSITLLQPRDTLAWLSLINLKASQQQLDSALLLSNTALQYLPHNPELLLKKASFALASGHTTEAAQTLDTLLLVDPHNEAAKALRDQIRIASYHQAIGLDYNFTAFGDRTTNPWNLASLYYQRLPHWGSYDLRVNFANRNNRNGLQGEGEVYWDHDSSNTSYVDLAYAHDSIFPRLRAAYTFTHYFRKGWEADLGGRYLNFDSTALGSAYLGLGKYFSDYWIYGQAYLTPQHKQWFGAYRVTLRYYYSEQRDDYLNLIVGTGVSPDDRSRYFGLNKWLSLSATNVALGYQHIFHGQTIAGFTVSWTNQEIAQGIRQNEYDVYVHLVQKF; translated from the coding sequence ATGAGTATGCTGCTTATATTAAGCTTTCAACGCCTGCCGGCACAAAAACTTTCATCAGACGACCTGTTAAAACAGGCGCTCTATGAAACCCAGGTGCGACATGATTACAACAAAGCCATTTCTCTGTGTAAACAGGGATTGGCTTTGAGTCCGGATTATCTGGACATCCGTCTGTTGCTGGGCCGACTGTATATGCTCACCCATCAATATGATCTGGCAAGGATTGAGCTTTCTCGTGTCCTGGCCAAACAACCTGCCAACGCCGATGCATTGAATTATCTCATCAACTTAGAAATGCAGGATAAGCACTACAACGAAGCCCTATGCTATGCTAATATGGCGTTGTATTATTATCCCGACAGTGTGTTTTTTATTTTGAAGAAAACAGCTGCACTCAGTGCCGGGCAACAGTTTGATGAAGCGCTGCAGGTGCTTCATCAAAGCTTGAAGAAGCTGCCCGACCAGAGCCGCTTACGTAGTGCATACCTGGATCAACTCATTACGGCCGCGCGTACTTATCGGGATCAACATAACTATATCCTGGCCCATCAATACCTGCAGCAAGCACTGCAAAACGCTCCGGATAACAGGTTGATATTAACCTATCTCATCAACCTCGAATCTGCCTATGAACATCATGACGAGGCACTGGTGTACGCCAATCAAGCGCTGCAATACTATCCGAACGATCCTGAGTTTATCAAACGCAAGCTGGGTATCTTGCTTGCTGCAAAGCATTATCTGGAAGCTGAACAACTGGTACAGGAGCAAATGCAAAAAAATCCCACTGATCCGGCATGGAGAACACTCGCCAGCTATGTGCATTTGCAGGCTGCCCGGGCTTATGTGCATCAGATGCCACAGTATCAGTATAGCGCTGTGCTGGCCAATGATCCGGCCAACCGGGAAGCCCTTCAAGCTTTGATAAACTTATATAGTGCACAGCAAGCTTATGCAGAAGCCCTTCGCTATGCCAATCAGGCGCTGCAATATTATCCGGATGATACCCTGTTTTTATTAAAAAAAATCGCCCTGCTCGATGCATCGGGAAAATATGCCGAAGCCTATCCCATCACGGCTCAATTATGGAAATCCTATCCTGGCGACGCCCGGTTGAAGACACACTACCTCGATGAACTGCAGCAAGCCGGACGGGCTTTCGAGCAGGACCAGCAATGGGACAGCGCCGCAGCCTGCTATGAACAAATGCTTGCCGTGGATGCCCATAATCTCCCGGCCTATGATCGACTGATCGCCCTCTCGCTTCAACAAAAGCAATACGATCTGGCGCTGGCCTACGTCCGCCGGGCTGAAGCGCTGGCACCCGGCAATCCTGTATACCGGTTTCGGGAATCGGGTATCCTGGAAGAAGCCGGGCGTTACCGGGAGGCGGCAGCCATCAGCCATCAACTCATGGAAGCCTATCCACAAAGCCTGCGCTACCGCCAGGCCTACCTGGATCAGCTGCTGGAAGCCGCCCGCGCCGATATGCAGGCCCAACAACCCGACCGGGCCGTGGAAAACCTGCAGGCACTGCTGGCCCTGGATCCCCATCATACCGAAGCGCTTGACCTGATGATCAACGCCCTCTACCAGATGAAACAATATGCCGCCGGACTGGCCTGGTGTGATTCCGTCCTGCGACAAGACCCGCAGAACCGGGATTTTCTGGTGAAAAAAGCCGGCTTGCTGGAAGCCAGCGGGCAATATGCTGAAGCCGCTCGCCTCCTCTCCGCCCTGGTCAACCGTTATCCTTATGACAACAAGCTGCAAAGCAGCTACACGGAAAACCTGTTCCTGGCCGCCAAACAGTTTGCCGCAAACGGGCAGGCCGACAGTGCCTCGGCCTATCTGCGATCCATTACCCTGCTACAGCCCCGCGATACCCTGGCCTGGCTAAGCCTGATTAACCTGAAAGCCAGCCAGCAACAACTCGACTCGGCCCTCCTGCTCAGCAATACGGCCCTGCAATATTTACCGCATAACCCCGAGCTGCTGCTGAAAAAAGCCAGTTTTGCCCTTGCTTCAGGCCATACCACCGAAGCCGCTCAAACACTCGATACCTTACTGCTCGTTGATCCGCATAACGAAGCCGCCAAAGCCCTCCGCGACCAGATACGCATCGCCTCCTACCACCAGGCTATTGGACTGGACTATAATTTTACGGCCTTCGGCGACCGCACCACCAACCCCTGGAACCTGGCCAGCCTGTACTACCAGCGCCTGCCGCACTGGGGAAGCTATGATCTGCGTGTGAACTTCGCCAACCGCAACAACCGCAATGGCCTGCAGGGAGAGGGGGAGGTGTACTGGGATCATGATTCCTCAAACACGTCTTATGTAGACCTGGCCTATGCGCACGATTCTATTTTCCCCCGTCTCCGGGCTGCCTATACCTTCACGCATTATTTCCGAAAAGGCTGGGAAGCCGATCTGGGCGGGCGTTACCTGAACTTCGACTCAACAGCCCTGGGCAGTGCATACCTGGGTTTGGGAAAATATTTCAGCGACTACTGGATTTATGGACAGGCTTACCTGACACCCCAGCATAAACAATGGTTTGGTGCTTATCGGGTGACCTTACGCTACTACTACAGCGAACAGCGCGACGATTATCTGAATTTGATTGTAGGTACCGGCGTCTCGCCCGACGACCGCAGTCGCTATTTCGGCCTGAACAAATGGCTGAGCCTGTCGGCCACCAACGTGGCACTGGGGTATCAACATATTTTCCACGGACAAACCATTGCAGGCTTCACCGTCAGCTGGACCAACCAGGAAATCGCCCAGGGTATTCGCCAAAATGAATATGACGTATATGTACACCTGGTTCAAAAATTTTAA